In Vicia villosa cultivar HV-30 ecotype Madison, WI linkage group LG7, Vvil1.0, whole genome shotgun sequence, the DNA window TTATCAAAATAGACTTTTAGTTATATAGCATAGGATCTTTCAAACTAGTTTTATAATATGTTTTTCCACAAGACTCATTATCAATAGTTTTCTCTTGGAGATCAATTATATCTTCAGCTTTACCCTAAAGTACAATATACAAGCCAATGATCACTCCAATTGCACCTATTAAACTAGCATATGAAATAGCATAATCATTCAATTAGATTAATAATATTGTATAATCGCCACAAGTCAACTTATAATAAGAATTTTCATTAGTTGTCTGAATTTTAAAAATTGTACCTTCCAATATATATTTCTTCATGAAGCCATAAGGTAGCTAATATAGTCACAATCAATGTTAAGAGAGGATTAAACATTGCAGAGAATAGAGGTCCTCTCTTTGAAATGCACCACGTTTGAAGATATAATGCAACTCCTGATCCTATAATTCCCTGCAAAATATGTTTATTAAAAATTAAGCTAATGATGGTgtattactttttttaataataaggTCACAAATAAGATATCTATTTAtataaacaataatttttttctcaCTATGATAAATTATCAACATACTGAATACAAAATGCAACCAAATTGAAATAGAGAAGCAATCTTCCATGCATTAAGATTTGGCTCCAAAAGCAACGTTACTACTAATGATTGTAATGTTGCCATTAAGCACATCCATGCTGCTAGTGATAAGGTATTGGGATGGCTTGCATAAGCAGGAACCTGTGGAAGGTATAAAGAGGTAAGATAGTATGAGACATGTAATAAGGAAAAGGTAAACATATACGGAGATATATATGATATTATAATGTTTCTAAGGGGAGAGGTGTCATTTATTATAAACATTTTTTgactttattaaatattataataaaattggtTTTCTCCTCTACATCCACTCACGTCTAGTGCTATTAAAATTGGTGCGTGAATAACTCGAATCAATAGGCTATAATATCATCTTTATCATGTAGGTTTTTATTCAACCCAAGCATAAAAGTCATGTTGTAGTGATGATTGTCTactatttaaaaacatgattttaggcaaaataattttcatatgaatttttttaatacatatgtCTCATGCTCAGGATAGAATATATAGAACGTGACCAAATGACGGTAACCATAAAGCATGGggccaaacacattttttttagACTCTTGTGTCATCTCAAATTTTATATTTAGTCGAACTCATTCTTACAAAATCGATATGTAAAAAATAAATgcaatttttttaactttttacaaACTTTATCTTTAACCTACTTTAGATTTGGTTCTTCAAATAATAGTCAAATatcataattgaaaataaaatacctGCAAAATGAGAAAAATTGACCAAGCAACAATGCTTCCTAGAAGACACAGACATCCAAGCaacttattttctgcactttttaatGATGAACCAATGATTGATTTTGAAGGTATGTTTTTTGCATTTAGTAGCTTTGGACCCTTCAATAATGTAATGGACACTGCCCCACTTACACATATAAGTGTCCCCAATATTTTAGCTATAGTTCTCAAACTTCGAATGTTCACTCTCTCCATTCTGTCATATatattcattttcaaattgaaAGAAACATATATGCTTAAGATTTGATATGAATAAAAAAAGTATATTAAGTTTATTTATTACCCTGCAATGGCTGCTATTACAAATGTGACCGCTGGAATAAGATTGGTCATTGCACTTGtaattgaagaagaagatagaTATAGACCCTCGGAAAATAAATTTTGATTCAATGTTATACTGCAACATAGAGAGTGAAATATATCaattaatctcaaaataaactTACATTATGTAACTTACAATATCATTTGTTATTTTGGTCTAAGAACTTTAGAGACAAAACTCTCACACAAGGTACAAAGTTATGAGTCCTGAACATATATCCTAACAATAAAAATACATCTCTATAATTTTTACAATCAAAATTAAACTTACGAAACAAAAATTATATGATTAAACCATCAATTTTATCTCAAAACTTACATCGTTAATTTAATTTAGCTTAATATCTCACTTCTGCAATTTTTTCTCACCACGAGAATTTGATTCTATCTTTCATTTGTATATGTTGGGTTCCTTCTAAAATGGTGAATTTTTCTTGCCAACTTATGCAACATAAAACCCTTACTAGGGAGAATGTGTGTAAGCGTTGGTATAATTGGCTTCTCATATGTTTGTAAAATATGAAAATGCTTTATTTATGTGGCATATGATTTTTAAGTGGATGGCGTGCTTAGTTGTACTTCTTAGGGATCTTAactttttttaagttatttatatCTCTTAATTGTAGATATAGATTTGAGGGTGATCTTACCATCATCATGAATTATGTTGTTTGGTCTATTTGGAAAACAAGGAACAACATCATTTTTTCTAGTTCATCATTTATCATAAAAGATGTGAAAGAATAGAGAATTTCTCTGTCTTGGAAATGACATCTTTGTAGATATGTGGTCAACTCTTGTACTTTCTCTATATAACTTGAGAACATTTTCTTCTATATGAATAAATATCAGTTCGAGAGGCTTTGACACTTTCCCTGAGGAAAAGTGTTCTTAGCTTATCTGGAAGGACGTGTTTTTTGTATAATGGTTCCCTATAAACTAGGATCTAGAATGTGGCCTCTTAGCAGGGTGCAATTTTGGT includes these proteins:
- the LOC131617955 gene encoding WAT1-related protein At4g30420-like; the protein is MANLNMEYYLPIIAMVVIQFIFAGMTLWNRVTLVEGMSPTVFVVYRQALATIFLAPIAYISSRRNSTTCSLNLRSFSLIFITSLIGITLNQNLFSEGLYLSSSSITSAMTNLIPAVTFVIAAIAGMERVNIRSLRTIAKILGTLICVSGAVSITLLKGPKLLNAKNIPSKSIIGSSLKSAENKLLGCLCLLGSIVAWSIFLILQVPAYASHPNTLSLAAWMCLMATLQSLVVTLLLEPNLNAWKIASLFQFGCILYSVC